A window of the Amycolatopsis solani genome harbors these coding sequences:
- a CDS encoding GNAT family N-acetyltransferase, producing MRFSVHDPRADPAPAGWAEFSRAARLHPVWDYGVMGLEAWGARNPQLLVVAAERDAPVAAVSVLVCRPRLAPRFAPRPGKRLLRPFWAEVCQPWLSGYPGIAFAPGVGDRAGLVREFERELGRRLGPGLLGVVHRALGEDLAIGLGGRGRLVKRVDPVAVLENRFASEEDWIASLSKSRRAGLRRQRRRLAEDPSLVIRGGAGRTDLDGAELAGLIQAHRERYGRLALDTRTMPSAGFLDRFVRRPDVHTLTYTDTGGKLLAVQTMLDHPDTPVLQHWAALPPDAGGKKWLYFDSYVRAVRFTAKRGARELSAGRGMIDLKQELGFRPRPVYTAAVPRPVLGR from the coding sequence ATGAGGTTTTCGGTCCACGACCCCCGCGCCGACCCGGCGCCCGCGGGGTGGGCGGAGTTCTCGCGGGCCGCGCGGCTGCACCCGGTGTGGGACTACGGGGTGATGGGCCTCGAAGCCTGGGGCGCCCGCAACCCGCAGCTGCTGGTCGTCGCGGCCGAGCGGGACGCGCCCGTCGCCGCGGTGTCCGTGCTGGTCTGCCGGCCCCGGCTGGCGCCGCGGTTCGCGCCGCGGCCCGGGAAGCGCTTGCTGCGCCCGTTCTGGGCCGAGGTCTGCCAGCCGTGGCTGAGCGGCTACCCGGGGATCGCGTTCGCGCCGGGTGTCGGCGACCGAGCCGGTTTGGTTCGCGAGTTCGAGCGGGAGCTGGGCCGCCGTCTCGGCCCCGGCCTGCTCGGCGTCGTCCACCGAGCGCTCGGCGAAGACCTCGCGATCGGCCTCGGCGGCCGCGGCCGGCTCGTCAAGCGGGTGGATCCGGTGGCCGTGCTGGAAAACCGGTTCGCGTCCGAAGAGGACTGGATCGCGTCGCTGTCGAAGTCGCGGCGGGCCGGGTTGCGGCGGCAGCGGCGCCGGCTCGCCGAAGACCCTTCGCTGGTGATCCGGGGCGGGGCGGGCCGCACCGACCTCGACGGCGCCGAGCTGGCCGGGCTGATCCAGGCGCACCGCGAGCGGTACGGGCGGCTCGCGCTGGACACCCGCACGATGCCGTCGGCGGGGTTCCTCGACCGGTTCGTCCGGCGGCCGGACGTGCACACCCTGACCTACACCGACACCGGGGGGAAGCTGCTCGCGGTGCAGACGATGCTCGACCACCCGGACACCCCCGTCCTGCAGCACTGGGCCGCGTTGCCGCCGGACGCGGGCGGGAAGAAGTGGCTGTACTTCGACTCGTACGTGCGCGCGGTGCGGTTCACCGCGAAGCGCGGCGCCCGGGAACTGTCGGCGGGGCGCGGCATGATCGACTTGAAGCAGGAGCTGGGGTTCCGGCCCCGGCCGGTCTACACGGCCGCCGTGCCGAGGCCGGTGCTGGGCCGGTGA
- a CDS encoding GNAT family N-acetyltransferase, whose product MTWTVRVLDPRTDPEPAGWAAFLEAQQAPLTWDYGLLCTESRCSRSPYLLTVVSDGEELVAAVLAMVCHPGGSAAPGPVGGVARWTPRWLEVQHAWLSCYPAWLFAEALDAAARREILRRFERAACRRTGPGCLGVVYRAATPDTAGLVAGRGRLVRDIQPALVLENTFGDLDDWLASLSRNRRSSLRGQIRKIAADPGVVVREGTARDDLDPEELAAMLRAHRETKGPVKFDQRGPVTAEYLGELVRRPDVVTTTYHDADGRLLAFTDLLDHPVMPLHQHWAALPPDGGRPKHLYFDVVVRGVRHMIEHNRKFLSLGRGVTDLKASLGFSPSPMTGVVVPRPVTRW is encoded by the coding sequence ATGACCTGGACCGTCCGGGTGCTCGACCCGCGCACCGACCCTGAACCCGCCGGCTGGGCCGCCTTCCTCGAAGCCCAGCAGGCCCCGCTGACCTGGGACTACGGCCTGTTGTGCACGGAGTCGCGGTGCTCACGCAGCCCTTACCTGCTCACCGTCGTCAGCGACGGCGAAGAGCTCGTCGCCGCCGTGCTCGCGATGGTCTGCCACCCCGGCGGCTCGGCCGCGCCCGGACCGGTCGGCGGCGTCGCGCGGTGGACGCCGCGCTGGCTGGAGGTCCAGCACGCCTGGCTGTCGTGCTACCCGGCGTGGCTGTTCGCCGAAGCGCTCGACGCCGCCGCGCGCCGCGAGATCCTGCGCCGGTTCGAACGCGCCGCCTGCCGGCGCACCGGCCCGGGCTGCCTCGGCGTCGTGTACCGCGCGGCCACCCCGGACACCGCCGGGCTGGTGGCCGGGCGCGGCCGGCTCGTCCGGGACATCCAGCCCGCACTGGTGCTGGAGAACACCTTCGGCGACCTCGACGACTGGCTCGCGTCGTTGAGCCGCAACCGCCGCTCGAGCCTGCGCGGCCAGATCCGCAAGATCGCCGCCGACCCCGGGGTGGTCGTCCGCGAGGGAACCGCGCGCGACGACCTCGATCCCGAAGAGCTGGCGGCGATGCTGCGGGCCCACCGCGAGACCAAGGGCCCGGTGAAGTTCGACCAGCGCGGCCCGGTCACCGCCGAGTACCTCGGCGAGCTCGTCCGCCGCCCCGACGTCGTCACCACGACCTACCACGACGCCGACGGGCGGCTGCTCGCCTTCACCGATCTGCTCGACCACCCGGTGATGCCCCTGCACCAGCACTGGGCCGCGCTGCCACCCGACGGCGGCCGGCCGAAGCACCTCTACTTCGACGTCGTCGTGCGAGGAGTGCGGCACATGATCGAGCACAACCGGAAGTTCCTGTCGCTGGGCCGCGGGGTCACCGACCTCAAGGCGTCGCTGGGGTTCAGCCCGAGCCCGATGACCGGCGTGGTCGTGCCGAGGCCGGTGACGCGGTGGTGA
- a CDS encoding GNAT family N-acetyltransferase, with amino-acid sequence MIDVLDPRHDAEPAYWTALRARAGLRADWSWAVLATQAWAARTPQPVTVLREGAEPTGVVSAAWVTGRTRRNRFAGPGRGRFGGLDVRGPGAGSQPGWWFADAGGDGGVTRLLEAYVPAMRAELGRGLRGLLLRQVGEPGVPAVDGRFRLVRRTEDVAVLDVAAFGSRDDWMNSLARKRKQNLRKIFRTFDADPSVEVRFVPGKDADPVAVAEVLRCNERKHHDVPIVPLPHFTGYLAALLRQPDVSVIEYRDTRTGRLIALATLLDHPDLPIARHWGALPPEDGGRPNLYFHFYGEAVRWAIANGRASVVFGKKMTEMKATLGARLVPQFAAAVPLWC; translated from the coding sequence GTGATCGACGTGCTCGACCCGCGCCACGACGCGGAACCGGCGTACTGGACCGCGTTGCGCGCGCGGGCCGGCCTGCGCGCGGACTGGAGCTGGGCGGTGCTCGCCACCCAGGCGTGGGCCGCGCGGACGCCGCAACCGGTGACGGTGCTGCGCGAAGGCGCCGAACCGACCGGGGTGGTCAGCGCCGCGTGGGTCACCGGCCGGACGCGGCGGAACCGGTTCGCCGGCCCGGGCCGGGGCCGGTTCGGCGGCCTCGACGTCCGCGGGCCCGGCGCGGGTTCGCAGCCGGGCTGGTGGTTCGCCGACGCGGGTGGCGACGGCGGCGTCACCCGTCTGCTCGAGGCGTACGTCCCGGCCATGCGGGCCGAACTCGGCCGCGGCCTGCGCGGTCTGCTGCTGCGGCAGGTCGGCGAGCCGGGCGTACCCGCCGTCGACGGCCGGTTCCGGCTGGTGCGGCGGACCGAGGACGTCGCGGTGCTCGACGTCGCCGCGTTCGGCTCCCGCGACGACTGGATGAACTCGCTGGCCCGCAAGCGGAAGCAGAACCTGCGCAAGATCTTCCGGACCTTCGACGCCGACCCGTCGGTCGAGGTGCGGTTCGTGCCGGGGAAGGACGCCGACCCGGTCGCCGTCGCCGAGGTGCTGCGGTGCAACGAGCGCAAGCACCACGACGTGCCGATCGTGCCGCTGCCGCACTTCACCGGCTACCTGGCGGCGCTGCTGCGCCAGCCCGACGTCTCGGTGATCGAGTACCGCGACACCCGCACCGGACGGCTGATCGCGCTGGCGACCCTGCTCGACCACCCGGACCTGCCGATCGCCCGGCACTGGGGCGCCCTGCCCCCGGAGGACGGCGGCCGCCCGAACCTGTACTTCCACTTCTACGGCGAGGCGGTGCGCTGGGCGATCGCGAACGGCCGCGCGTCGGTGGTGTTCGGCAAGAAGATGACGGAGATGAAGGCGACCCTCGGCGCGCGGCTCGTCCCGCAGTTCGCGGCGGCCGTCCCGCTGTGGTGTTAG
- a CDS encoding tautomerase family protein has product MPMISVAMFPGRTPAQKSALVRELTDAFVRTCGGKPEGVQVTLVEIGADHWATGGVLHSER; this is encoded by the coding sequence ATGCCCATGATCAGCGTTGCCATGTTCCCCGGCCGCACCCCCGCCCAGAAGAGCGCACTGGTCCGCGAGCTGACCGACGCCTTCGTCCGCACCTGCGGCGGCAAGCCCGAAGGCGTCCAGGTGACGCTCGTGGAGATCGGCGCGGACCACTGGGCCACCGGCGGCGTCCTGCACTCCGAACGCTGA
- a CDS encoding prolyl oligopeptidase family serine peptidase — MSTQSANQYPPAVVPDRLFDDAEAENRWRARFHAPRISTPDWARDAPDANIYVSNSSGVWEVYAWNRATGEHRRVTDRPNGTMHATPSPDGEWIWWFDDTDGDEFGSWVREPFAATEGSKPEKGVPDVHDGYPAGLEIGAKLVAVGVSTDDGSELFARVDGETHRFYSHADDAGIASLSRDESLIAISHSEHGDSRHPALRVLATDGFGTVAEKWDGEGKGLSALEFSPLPGDQRLLVLHERRGREELLVWDVREDTETELELDLPGEVVAGWYPDARALLVVHFHEGRSSLYRYDLDTSELSSVDTPAGRIGGAGVRPDGTVEYSWSSAAEPAAVRSRSTDGTDAVLLEPPGERAPGSEPVTDAFVEGVGGRIHALVSRPSDAPEGPLPTVFSLHGGPHAADEDRFSAYRATWLDAGFAVVEVNYRGSTGYGSAWRDAIEGRPGLTELEDVASVHDWAVQSGLSDPAKCVVNGASWGGYLSLLALGTQPSRWAAGVAGVPVADYVAAYEDEMEQLRSFDRALFGGSPEDVPAVYRECSPLTYVDAVTAPVLVLAGDNDPRCPIRQIENYLDRLAGRDLLHEFYRYDAGHGSLVIAETIKQTSIEVHFAQRALGLR, encoded by the coding sequence GTGAGCACGCAGTCAGCGAACCAATATCCGCCCGCGGTGGTCCCGGACCGGCTGTTCGACGACGCCGAAGCCGAGAACCGCTGGCGCGCCCGCTTCCACGCGCCGCGCATCTCCACGCCCGACTGGGCCCGCGACGCGCCGGACGCCAACATCTACGTCTCCAATTCCAGTGGCGTCTGGGAGGTCTACGCCTGGAACCGCGCGACGGGCGAGCACCGCCGCGTCACCGACCGGCCCAACGGCACCATGCACGCGACGCCGTCCCCGGACGGCGAGTGGATCTGGTGGTTCGACGACACCGACGGCGACGAGTTCGGCTCGTGGGTGCGGGAGCCGTTCGCCGCGACCGAGGGCAGCAAGCCGGAGAAGGGCGTCCCGGACGTCCACGACGGCTACCCGGCCGGGCTCGAGATCGGCGCGAAGCTCGTCGCGGTCGGCGTCTCGACCGACGACGGCAGCGAGCTGTTCGCCCGCGTCGACGGCGAGACGCACCGCTTCTACAGCCACGCGGACGACGCCGGCATCGCGTCGCTGTCCCGCGACGAGAGCCTCATCGCGATCTCGCACTCCGAGCACGGCGATTCGCGGCACCCCGCGCTGCGGGTGCTGGCGACCGACGGCTTCGGCACGGTCGCCGAGAAGTGGGACGGCGAGGGCAAGGGCCTGTCCGCGCTGGAGTTCTCGCCGCTGCCCGGCGACCAGCGGCTGCTCGTCCTGCACGAACGGCGGGGCCGCGAGGAGCTGCTCGTCTGGGACGTCCGCGAGGACACCGAGACCGAACTCGAGCTGGACCTGCCCGGCGAGGTCGTCGCGGGCTGGTACCCGGACGCGCGTGCGCTGCTGGTCGTCCACTTCCACGAGGGCCGCAGTTCCTTGTACCGCTACGACCTCGACACGTCCGAATTGTCCTCTGTGGACACGCCGGCCGGCCGGATCGGCGGGGCGGGCGTCCGCCCGGACGGCACGGTCGAGTACTCGTGGTCGAGCGCCGCCGAGCCCGCCGCGGTACGGTCACGCAGCACCGACGGCACCGACGCGGTGCTGCTCGAACCGCCGGGCGAGCGCGCCCCCGGTTCGGAGCCGGTGACCGACGCGTTCGTCGAAGGCGTCGGCGGGCGGATCCACGCGCTGGTCTCGCGGCCTTCGGACGCGCCCGAGGGCCCGCTGCCCACGGTGTTCTCCCTGCACGGCGGCCCGCACGCGGCGGACGAGGACCGCTTCTCCGCCTACCGCGCGACCTGGCTCGACGCCGGGTTCGCCGTGGTCGAGGTCAACTACCGGGGCTCGACGGGCTACGGCTCGGCCTGGCGCGACGCCATCGAAGGCCGGCCGGGGCTGACCGAGCTGGAAGACGTCGCTTCGGTGCACGACTGGGCGGTCCAAAGTGGACTCAGCGACCCGGCGAAGTGCGTCGTCAACGGCGCTTCCTGGGGCGGCTACCTGTCCCTGCTCGCGCTCGGCACGCAGCCGTCGCGGTGGGCGGCGGGCGTCGCCGGGGTGCCGGTGGCGGACTACGTCGCCGCGTACGAGGACGAGATGGAGCAGCTGCGCTCGTTCGACCGCGCGCTCTTCGGCGGCTCGCCGGAGGACGTGCCCGCGGTGTACCGGGAGTGCTCGCCGCTCACGTACGTCGACGCCGTGACGGCGCCGGTGCTCGTGCTGGCCGGCGACAACGACCCGCGCTGCCCGATCCGCCAGATCGAGAACTACCTGGACCGGCTGGCCGGCCGCGACCTGCTCCACGAGTTCTACCGCTACGACGCGGGCCACGGCTCGCTGGTGATCGCGGAGACGATCAAGCAGACGTCGATCGAGGTCCACTTCGCCCAGCGCGCCCTCGGCCTGCGCTGA
- a CDS encoding methyltransferase domain-containing protein, producing the protein MLEGYAPGYGRDAVSMMSARTAAERAAFAQPLFAPGTWVVDLGCGPGSITLGLAPESRVAGLDRDAGQVELARAAARRAGRSTVDYLVASAYDLPFASGSVDVAFSHALFEHLTAPMDALAELRRVLRPGGRLALSTSDWSKARLRPKTANVDAALRGHYLLRRQAGGNPFAGRVIAEQCAAAGFTEVVSRARYRSDMSYRDLAKYVEARLEAALKGNGRDRDQLASAARSAWMWTRGGDGDFSQCWVEVTATR; encoded by the coding sequence GTGCTGGAGGGTTACGCGCCGGGCTACGGGCGAGACGCGGTTTCGATGATGTCCGCGCGCACGGCTGCCGAACGCGCGGCGTTCGCCCAGCCCCTGTTCGCCCCGGGCACGTGGGTGGTCGACCTCGGCTGCGGCCCCGGCTCGATCACCCTGGGCCTGGCGCCGGAGTCCCGCGTCGCGGGGCTGGATCGCGACGCCGGCCAGGTCGAGCTCGCCCGCGCGGCCGCCCGGCGCGCCGGAAGGTCCACAGTGGACTACCTGGTGGCGTCGGCCTACGACCTGCCGTTCGCTTCGGGCAGCGTGGACGTGGCGTTCTCCCACGCGCTGTTCGAACACCTGACGGCTCCGATGGACGCACTGGCGGAACTGCGCCGGGTGCTGCGCCCCGGCGGCAGGCTGGCGCTGTCCACTTCGGACTGGAGCAAGGCACGCCTGCGCCCGAAGACGGCCAACGTCGACGCGGCGCTGCGGGGGCACTACCTGCTGCGCCGCCAGGCGGGCGGCAACCCGTTCGCGGGCCGGGTGATCGCCGAGCAGTGCGCGGCGGCGGGCTTCACGGAGGTCGTGTCGAGAGCCCGCTACCGCTCGGACATGAGTTACCGCGACCTGGCCAAGTACGTGGAGGCCCGGCTGGAAGCGGCGCTCAAGGGGAACGGCCGCGACCGCGACCAGCTGGCCAGCGCGGCCCGCTCGGCGTGGATGTGGACCCGCGGCGGCGACGGCGACTTCAGCCAATGCTGGGTCGAAGTGACGGCGACGCGATAA
- a CDS encoding metallophosphoesterase: protein MSTLSNTSTSGATAKRLAAGTVALGVATLGYAVGIERRHWTLRTAELPVLAPGSRPFTVLHVSDLHMLPGHRSKQRWVAALDELNPDLVVNTGDNLSHSTAVPSVLRALGPLLDRPGLFVFGSNDYYAPKPKNPARYLMPRGKKKRIHGVQLPWRDLRAAFVEHGWTDLTHVRRTIDVGGQAVFAAGVDDPHLRRDRYPDIAGPADSGAAVRIGVTHSPEPRVLDTFATDGYDLVLAGHTHGGQLRLPGYGAIVTNCDLDRSRARGASRWGAHMWLHVSAGLGTSPWAPARFACPPEASLLTLVPRGSEPAKPRKLAPRKARNTVR from the coding sequence GTGAGCACGCTCAGTAACACAAGCACGTCGGGGGCGACCGCGAAGCGCCTCGCCGCGGGGACGGTGGCGCTAGGCGTCGCGACCCTCGGTTACGCCGTCGGCATCGAACGGCGCCACTGGACCCTGCGCACCGCCGAGCTCCCGGTGCTCGCGCCGGGCTCGCGGCCGTTCACCGTCCTGCACGTCTCGGACCTGCACATGCTGCCGGGCCACCGCAGCAAGCAGCGCTGGGTCGCCGCGCTCGACGAACTGAACCCGGACCTCGTCGTCAACACCGGCGACAACCTCTCGCACTCCACGGCCGTCCCGTCCGTGCTGCGCGCGCTGGGCCCGCTGCTCGACCGGCCGGGCCTGTTCGTCTTCGGCAGCAACGACTACTACGCGCCCAAGCCGAAGAACCCGGCCCGGTACCTGATGCCGCGGGGCAAGAAGAAGCGCATCCACGGCGTCCAGCTGCCCTGGCGCGACCTGCGCGCGGCGTTCGTCGAGCACGGCTGGACCGACTTGACCCACGTCCGCCGCACCATCGACGTCGGCGGGCAGGCGGTGTTCGCGGCCGGCGTCGACGACCCGCACCTGCGCCGCGACCGCTACCCCGACATCGCGGGCCCGGCCGACAGCGGCGCGGCCGTCCGCATCGGCGTGACGCACTCGCCGGAGCCGCGGGTCCTCGACACGTTCGCCACGGACGGTTACGACCTCGTGCTGGCGGGCCACACCCACGGCGGCCAGCTGCGACTCCCGGGGTACGGCGCCATCGTCACCAACTGTGACCTGGATCGCAGCCGCGCGCGGGGCGCTTCGCGGTGGGGCGCGCACATGTGGCTGCACGTCTCGGCCGGGCTGGGGACGTCGCCGTGGGCGCCGGCCCGGTTCGCCTGCCCGCCGGAGGCCAGCCTGTTGACGCTGGTCCCGCGGGGTTCGGAGCCCGCGAAACCGCGAAAGCTGGCCCCGCGGAAAGCCCGAAACACCGTCCGCTAG
- a CDS encoding serine/threonine-protein kinase — protein MEQFGPYKIEGLLGRGGMGEVHRAYDTAHDRVVALKLLSDPFVADEAFRARFRRESQIVARLREPHVIPIHAYGEIDGRLYLDMRLVEGKDLKELLEAGPLEPARAAGIVEQVAGALDAAHEDGLVHRDVKPSNVLVTSADFVYLVDFGIARSMTAEGTSITGTGNVIGTLDYMAPERFGEAPITGLVDVYALACVFFECVTGRRPFLGEGAAAQMGAHLTAPPPAPSQVRPGLPPALDAVVAHGMAKNPADRYPTASAFAEAVRAAVTAPAPAIPTWQKTLPGPVAPPPQTPPRPTLAAPPPTFTGPPSGGVPRATPTGPYPGPPTPPGQPAMSPQQAPMTGPYPGPPTGPQPVRFTGPSGKVAPAATGPAKSQRNRWIALCAALAGVVVVALVITYVVTKDNAQTAGPGPRTPTTVYSTPPPSTPESTPETAPSTSESKPAPDQKLFDALPAVYKQYTCVPAAAPPGTAAAAECTDSNVGDVKIGNVVFQQPTGARFLRFPDAAAMDAFFQDIVKTQGLTRNDAQGACRPDKYPKIWGTYYRAEVRNPVPGEFLTCFLGDPAQLVWTEKNTLVAGILLSTKVTNNDELDKLYQWWNTEVLSEMPQS, from the coding sequence ATGGAGCAGTTCGGGCCGTACAAGATCGAAGGCCTGCTCGGCCGAGGGGGAATGGGCGAGGTCCACCGGGCCTACGACACCGCGCACGACCGCGTGGTCGCGCTGAAGCTGTTGTCCGACCCGTTCGTCGCGGACGAGGCCTTCCGCGCGCGGTTCCGCCGCGAGTCGCAGATCGTGGCGCGGCTGCGGGAGCCGCACGTGATCCCGATCCACGCCTACGGTGAGATCGACGGCCGCCTCTACCTCGACATGCGCCTGGTCGAAGGCAAGGACCTCAAGGAGCTGCTGGAAGCCGGGCCGCTCGAACCGGCCCGGGCCGCCGGGATCGTCGAGCAGGTCGCGGGCGCGCTCGACGCCGCCCACGAGGACGGCCTGGTGCACCGGGACGTCAAGCCGTCCAACGTGCTCGTCACGAGCGCCGACTTCGTGTACCTCGTGGACTTCGGCATCGCGCGGTCCATGACGGCGGAGGGGACGTCGATCACCGGCACCGGCAACGTGATCGGCACGCTCGACTACATGGCGCCGGAACGCTTCGGCGAGGCCCCGATCACCGGCCTGGTCGACGTCTACGCGCTCGCGTGCGTGTTCTTCGAGTGCGTCACCGGCCGCCGCCCGTTCCTGGGCGAGGGCGCGGCCGCGCAGATGGGCGCGCACCTGACCGCGCCGCCGCCGGCACCGTCGCAGGTGCGGCCGGGCCTGCCGCCCGCGCTGGACGCCGTGGTGGCGCACGGGATGGCGAAGAACCCGGCCGACCGCTACCCGACGGCGAGCGCGTTCGCCGAAGCCGTACGCGCGGCCGTGACGGCGCCGGCGCCGGCGATCCCGACGTGGCAAAAGACCCTGCCGGGCCCGGTGGCCCCGCCGCCCCAGACCCCGCCGCGGCCCACGCTGGCCGCGCCGCCGCCGACGTTCACCGGCCCGCCGTCAGGGGGTGTCCCGCGAGCGACCCCGACCGGGCCGTACCCGGGCCCGCCGACCCCGCCCGGCCAGCCCGCGATGAGCCCCCAGCAGGCGCCGATGACCGGGCCGTACCCCGGCCCGCCGACCGGCCCGCAGCCCGTGCGGTTCACCGGCCCGTCGGGCAAGGTCGCCCCGGCCGCGACCGGCCCGGCGAAGTCCCAGCGGAACCGGTGGATCGCGTTGTGCGCCGCGCTGGCCGGCGTCGTCGTGGTCGCGCTGGTGATCACCTACGTGGTCACCAAGGACAACGCGCAGACGGCCGGACCGGGCCCGCGCACGCCGACGACCGTCTACTCGACACCGCCGCCCTCGACGCCGGAGTCGACTCCCGAGACCGCACCGTCCACTTCGGAATCGAAGCCCGCACCCGACCAGAAGCTCTTCGACGCGCTTCCCGCCGTCTACAAGCAATACACGTGCGTGCCGGCCGCGGCGCCACCCGGAACGGCCGCGGCGGCCGAGTGCACGGACTCGAACGTCGGCGACGTCAAGATCGGCAACGTGGTGTTCCAGCAGCCGACCGGGGCGAGGTTCCTGCGCTTCCCGGACGCGGCGGCGATGGACGCGTTCTTCCAGGACATCGTGAAGACCCAGGGCCTCACCCGCAACGACGCCCAAGGCGCGTGCCGGCCGGACAAGTACCCGAAGATCTGGGGGACGTACTACCGCGCGGAGGTCCGGAACCCGGTCCCCGGAGAGTTCCTCACCTGCTTCCTCGGCGACCCGGCCCAGCTGGTGTGGACGGAGAAGAACACCCTGGTCGCGGGCATCCTGTTGTCCACCAAGGTGACGAACAACGACGAGCTCGACAAGCTCTACCAGTGGTGGAACACCGAGGTCCTCTCGGAGATGCCGCAGAGCTGA